A window of Macrotis lagotis isolate mMagLag1 chromosome 1, bilby.v1.9.chrom.fasta, whole genome shotgun sequence genomic DNA:
GATTTTTAATTGGATTTAGAAACAATGTTAGGGAGTAAGACAGACAAAGGGGCTGATAGATAGGGAGCTGGAAGCTTGGAGACAGCACATGGTACAATCTTGTTTCAGGATGAACCCCATTTCAAATATGTGGTTTTATTGACATCTGTAGAATCTGTAGAAACATATCCGATGCCCACTTGAAAGCAACTTTTGCCAAACTTTGAACAAAGGAGTTttggaaaaacataaaatcatATTGCCATAGATTTCAGAAGCATGAGCTCATACACCTGGAGCCCTAAAACACAGCATTAGCACAGGACTGAAATGATTCTGCAAAGGGAAAATTCTCATTCTCTCCTAACTACATTGGGGTATAAGTAATTACAGGCAAGGATATCCTAAGGCATACTGAAACGCAAGAGAGCTCCCATGTTCTTGAGGGTTCTTCTGTGCTGTTCAATCATAGGATCTCTGGCTTCAACTTCTTAGTATTGATATGACCTCACCAGCAGCCACATGAGGATCACAGTTATGAGGACCACGGTAAAGTTGAGACATATCTCTCTTGTAGATCTCTCCATGCTCAAGATGGGTCAACAGGAAGCTTAAGGCAGCCTTCCTGAGCAACTGCCTGTCCTTTGCCTCCTGTCAGTGAGCAAAGAAAGAAACACACACTGAGGCTATAAAGTACCTTATATTGCTTGGAGTGAATGTTATTTCTTTCTTAGAAGTTTATGGATGCAGTTCCAAAGTCACAAGTACAAGAGAAGCTTCCCACCTTCTCCAATATCCACAATTTTGCAAAC
This region includes:
- the SLN gene encoding sarcolipin produces the protein MERSTREICLNFTVVLITVILMWLLVRSYQY